Proteins encoded in a region of the Isosphaeraceae bacterium EP7 genome:
- a CDS encoding reverse transcriptase domain-containing protein, whose translation MSGYGSIRAPLGPGDFYAMRRARRRARSGLADGGSPSLAQVGDHEFLIAIYDELRAKGGQAPGPDGVTYQDLGRRETAAVLRDLAATIRDGTYKPGPSRRVAIPKAGSSKTRTLTIRGVADRVISKALLEVLSPVFEPSLDDRSHGFRPGRNTWTLLATLEADMAARSRYVLAIDDVEAAFDNVSIPCLLEDLTDPIEDRRLHALVEAVIRGSTDLARVAGIDQGDPISPLLLNVRLDACHDRAFRGRPNEIPWLRYADNLIYTCEDEAEATDALDASRELLDRAGHNLKQQDGPPFDLRRGECRLLGFALRWQDDRLQLSPGRTAWTKLQTELESAHEDPDPPSMALAICRGWIGSLGPAFGPQHAAAMTGRILGIAAALGFREVAPRETTLGWCREAHGRWERTRHERGGGG comes from the coding sequence ATGAGCGGCTATGGCTCGATCCGCGCGCCCCTCGGCCCTGGCGACTTCTACGCCATGCGTCGCGCCCGCCGTCGTGCCCGATCGGGCCTGGCGGACGGCGGGAGTCCGAGCCTCGCGCAGGTCGGGGACCACGAGTTCCTGATCGCCATCTACGACGAACTTCGTGCGAAAGGAGGGCAAGCGCCGGGCCCCGACGGCGTCACCTACCAGGACCTCGGGCGCCGCGAGACCGCCGCGGTCCTACGCGATCTGGCCGCGACGATCCGCGACGGGACCTATAAGCCCGGGCCGTCACGCCGCGTGGCGATCCCGAAGGCCGGCAGCAGCAAGACCAGGACCCTGACGATCCGCGGCGTCGCGGACCGGGTGATCTCCAAGGCCCTGCTCGAGGTCCTTTCGCCGGTGTTCGAGCCCTCGTTGGACGATCGCTCGCACGGATTCCGGCCGGGACGCAATACGTGGACCCTGCTGGCGACGCTCGAGGCGGACATGGCCGCGAGGAGCCGGTATGTCCTGGCGATCGACGACGTCGAGGCGGCCTTCGACAATGTCTCCATCCCGTGCCTCCTGGAGGACCTGACCGATCCCATCGAGGACCGACGACTCCACGCCCTGGTCGAGGCCGTCATCCGCGGGTCGACCGACCTGGCCCGCGTCGCGGGCATCGACCAGGGCGATCCGATCTCGCCGCTGCTTCTGAACGTCCGACTGGACGCATGCCATGACCGGGCCTTCCGGGGGCGCCCGAACGAGATCCCCTGGCTGCGCTACGCCGACAACCTGATCTACACCTGCGAGGACGAGGCCGAAGCTACGGATGCACTCGACGCGTCCCGGGAACTCCTGGATCGTGCGGGCCACAACCTGAAGCAGCAGGACGGGCCGCCCTTCGACCTCCGACGCGGCGAATGCCGGCTCCTGGGATTCGCCCTCCGCTGGCAGGACGACCGACTCCAACTCTCACCGGGGAGGACTGCCTGGACCAAGCTCCAGACCGAACTCGAATCGGCCCACGAGGACCCGGACCCGCCCTCCATGGCCCTGGCCATCTGCAGGGGTTGGATCGGTTCGCTCGGGCCGGCCTTCGGGCCGCAGCATGCAGCCGCCATGACGGGCCGGATCCTGGGGATCGCGGCCGCACTCGGCTTCCGCGAGGTTGCACCGCGCGAGACCACGTTGGGATGGTGCCGTGAGGCACACGGGCGGTGGGAACGCACGAGGCATGAGCGCGGAGGGGGCGGGTAG